Part of the Erinaceus europaeus chromosome 5, mEriEur2.1, whole genome shotgun sequence genome is shown below.
cctcaacccctcagcccctcagcacccagcccctcagctctcagcccctcagccctcagcccctcagcactCAGCCCCTCAGCTCTCAGCCTCTTAGCCCCCTCAGCACTcaaccctcagcccctcagctctCAACCCCTCAACCGCTCAGTCCCTAAGCCCCTCAGCcactcagccctcagcccccagctcctcagtcCCTCAGCCAATCTGCCATCAGCCTCTCAGCCCCTAGCCCCTCAGCCCCTAGCCCCTCAGTCCTCAGCCCCCCAGTCCCTCAGTCCTCAGCCACATAGCCCTCAGTCCTCAGCCCCCAAGCCCTGGAcctctcagccctcagcccccagtccctcAGCCCCCAGTCTCTCAGCCCTTAGCCCCTGGACCTCTCAGTCCCTCAGCCCCCTCAGCCTTCAGCCCCTCAGCCTTCaggcccccctttttttgtgtctccagggttatctctggggctcagtgccagcactaggaatcaaatccactgctcctggaagccactttttccattttattagagaggacagacagaaattgagagaggagaaagggatagagagggagagagacagagacacctgcagccctgcttcaccactcgtgaagcttcccccccgcaggtggggaccgggggcttgaacctggctccttgtgcactgcagtgtgtgcatgtAACCAGGTGCCCACGGCCCGGCCTCCCCTcagctctttctccctcccctctcacccctcagcactcccctctgcccccagcccCAGGGCTCACTGGGCAAGATGGCGCCCTATTCCCCAACTCACATGGACAGGATGGGGGCCACGCTGTCGAGGGAGGCGATGAGGATCCCAATCTCACAGATGCCAGCCGTCAGCAGCAGCGCCCACGTGGGCTCCCCGTTGGCCTTGCCGTGACCAAACACCTGAGGGGTGGGTGGCGTGAGGACAGCCCTCCCCTCGGCAGCGCATCTCCCAGGCACGCAGTCACCCGTCACCCTGGCCCAGGCCCACATCCCCATCACTGTCACGCTGAGCTGGCCCAGATGCTTCCCGTCCCCGTCACAGGGATGGCCTAAGGGAGGCAGGATGGATGCCCCACAGACTGTCTCCCAGGGCCAGGGTGGCGTGTGGCCTGTTCTCGGGTGGGTATGTCCTGTCCCATGCCCGGGCGCCCACCTGTAGGAAGGGCACGATGCCGTCCCTGGCGATGGCCTGCAGTAGACGGGGGGCCCCGGTCAGACTTTGCAGGCCGGCGCCACAGGTGGAGAAGAATGAGCCGATGACGATGACCCAGGGCGAGGGCCAGGCCAGCACACCGATGACCAGCTTCCCCTGCAGGGCCTCCCCGAACCTGCGGGCGCCATTGGAGGGGTGGGGTTGGGCCCTTGGTCATCCCGATACGCTGGCCGGCCGGCTGGACAGAGCGCATCTACTTGTCCCACGCCTGGCGACCCGCCCAGCCTGGGGGTCAGAGGTCACGGGACCCTGGGCACCCCAGAGGCAAGTTCCAGGAACCAGCTCAGCTTGGAAGCTTCTAGAAGCAGCAGGGAAACCCACGTACTTGTCACGTAGGACCACGCCCTCAATGCAGGCTCCAAACAGCAGGATGCAAGACAGGTCTGAGGCCGCCATCAAGGAAAGGGGTGGGGCCATGAGAGAGACCACGGGGaggatggggggcaggggctgggggtgccACGGGGGAGAGGAGCACCAGAGGGAAGGGGCAGCAGGGGAGGGGGTCCGGGGGGTGTCACAAGGGTGTGGCGACTCCCCGTGGGGGGCCCTGTGGACACGCTGCAGGACCCTGTGCTGACCCGGGTCCAGCTGTCCCCTGGCCACATCCTGCAGCTCTGAGCTGGACTCGAGGCCTGGGGTGGGGACATGGCCTCCTGCCCCACACCCACCAGGCCTCGGCGAGTGACATGGCCCCAGCAGGGCCCCAGCAGCAAGACGGAAGGGGGACAACTGCTGCCACATTCCCAGGGACAGGGCCCCGAGGGGCACCAGCAGGGCCAAGAGCGAGGCTGCCTGGCCTGGGAACTGCGTCCAGGATACAGATGAAGGAGGTGGTCACGATGGCCAGGATGGTACCCGTGGGGATGGACTTCTGCGCGTCCCTCAGGTCCCCCGAGCGGTTGGAGCCCGCCATGATGCCTGTAGGGCGGGGCCGTCACGCACAGCCAAGCCACCCTGGGCCGAGTGGAGCCCCCCAGAGCCCCGAGGCACGTGGCAGAGGCGTGAGCTGTGTGGCCTGTGGGAGCCCGCCAGCCCTTGACACGGCCTTCGTGGCACTGCTTCTGCTCACCGGTCACTGAGGGGAAGTAGATGCCCAGCAGCATGGTGAAGTAGGTGGCGATGTCGGTGGACACATAGGGCAGCGCCCCTGTCTGGCTCTCCTCAGGGACCGCCACTGCCGCCACGCCCGCCTTCTCCACGAACGCACCCCTGTCTGCATACGCGCTCCACAGGTTGTCTGTGGGGACACACGTCCTGGGACCCAGGTGGCCACACAGTGCACCCACCCgggatgggggggaaatggcagcaacaagtggggaagtggggggggcCACGGGATGGAGAGGACACAGGGCGGAgggttgggggccagggggtCGTGGGGGGATGTAGCAGGATGCCAGGAGTCGAGAGCCCTCATGGGGGCCAAGGCCTGCAGCTCACCCAGCAGGACGCCGCTGGCCGCCCCGGGGATGCCCTGGATCTCGGTGAGGTTGTTGAGGCTGAAGTAGGGGTCACAGGCTGCACTGGGCAGCGAGCTGTTGCAGAAGAGCCTCCAGAGTGCCGAGACCGCAGAGCCGTTGTCCTGCAGCTTGGAGCAGGCCTCGAACCCACGCCGTGCCAGCGTGCGGTTGCCAAGCAGACACACCCTGAGGGAGGGGGAGCCAAGTGAGTGACCAGAGGGGTTCAGGGACAGGAGTGACCAGAAAGGACTGGGGACAGGAGTAACcagaggggactggggacaggagtGACCAGAGGGGACTGGGAACAGGAGTGACCAGAGGGGACTGGGGACAAGAGTGACCaggggggactggggacaggagtGACCAGAGGGGACTGGGGACAAGACTGACCAGAGAGGACTGGGGCTAGGAGTGACcagaggggactggggacaggagtGACCAGAGAGGCCTGGGGACCCTGAACCTAGGGACAGGAGGGGACcctgggtctgggggagaggagaggacctTGCCCCTGGCCCCACTCACGGCACGTCAGGGGGGTCAAAGGTGGACTTGATGACCCCAGCGTAGATGGCCAGGATGGACAGCACCACGCAGGCCAGGAAGACCAGGGCCAGCTTGTTGACGTATTTGACGCCCACAAAAACCACGGCGGCCATGATGGCCAGTGTGCAGGTGCCGTAAACACGCATGTTGTGCAGCAGGGCGGCCGCCTCACCCCCGGGGCCCCCTTGGAAGATGGCGGCACTCGGTGAGATGTAGGTCTGTGGGAGGGGGCACAGCTCAGGGGTGCTGGGGGCCCCGGGGTGCAGGGAGGCAGCATGGGGCTCACAGGGGGCATGGGGCCCAGGGTACAGGGAGGGAACACAAGGTTCAGGGAGGGGTACGGTGTTCAGGAGAGCTGCAGGCCCCAAGGTGCAGGAAGGGAGCACGGGGTGCAGGGGGGCTGGGGTGCAGGGAgccctggggagggaggaggtcaGAGCAGAGTCTGCCAGGGGCCAGGGAGCAGGAGGGCAGAGCAGGGTCTCCCATGCCCAGGTGGGCAGCCCCAGCTCACCAGGAAGATCTCGATGGTGCCCAGGATGTACATGGCGCCAGCAAAAGTGGTGCCGAGGTAGAAGCAGAGGCCCACGGCCCCCCCAAACTCGGGACCCAGAGACCTTGAGATCATGTAGTAGGAGCCTCCCGCTGGGGGGGACACATGGCTTCAGGGACAGCTTGAGGGCACACCACCCTGCTGCCCGCCAGGACGTGTCCCCAGAGCGGGtggctcccccagggctctgagaGGGCCCCCGCTTCTGGGGGAAGGAGATTGCTCCCTCCAGATGGGGACCCATGGCCTGTGGGACCACTTCTCTGCACCCTCCCCCCGCCACACCCCCGCCCTTCCTGCCCCCTCTCCAGCCCGCTGGCTCACCTGGGACTACGCCATTGGTGGCGATGGCACTCATGGAGATGGCGGTCAGCATGGTCTGAGGGACACAGGCCTGAGCACGGTGCTGGCTGGGCCCCCCACCCGCCAGCCCCCCCCAGGCTCTGGccacccaggtcctcacatgtcCCCAAACTCGCTCCCTCTGTGACCCATAAATGCCCGCCCACTCAGGACCCACCACAGCAAGAACTGCCCAAACACCAGCCTCGAACTGGGGGCTCCATCCAGGTGTGTCCTGTCCGGCCACACCTGCTGGGGACCCCTTGGGACTTGGGAGGGCCAGGGTCTAGGAGCCACGCCCCCGATTGGAGGCCACGCCCCCGACTGAAACCCCCAGGTTCCTGCAACCAAAAGGAGCCACGCCCCCACTAGAGCCTGGCCCATAGCAAGCCACGCCCACAAGGTGAGAGGGCCTGGGAGCCGAGAAGGGCTGAGGCGGGAAGGGCACAGCACAGGGAGGGCGGGGACCAGACTGCTCAGGAGCCAGGCTCCTGTCCTTGGAGCTCTGGGGTGACAGGGGCCAGACTGTCCTCAATGGGAAGGGTCAGCACCAGGCAAGGGGTGCTCACTGCGGGGTCAGCTGAGTCTAGGCCACGCTCTCCCGGCCCTGACCACGCCCACCGGTCCATCTACGCCCAGGCcacgccccccaccccctgctcacTCCCACTGGGACACGCCCTCTCGGGCCCAAGCCACGCCCACTCACGCAGGTGCAGCACAACGACACGATGAGGAAGGACTCGAGCACACCGGCAGCGCCCACGATCCAGGTGAGGCGCAGGAACAGGATCACACCCAGAATgttctgcaggcagggcaggtagaCGCCGATGAAGGTGCCCATGCGCGGACCCTGTGAGAGACCAGGGCGGGCTGAACATGGGGtcagggggcagagggcaggggtgcTGGACATGGAGGTAGGGGGACTGGACAGGAGGAGTATCCACAGGGCAGGGGGACTGGACAGGGGGGCTAGGCGCAGGGCAGTGAGGCTGGACATGGAGGCAGGGGGGCTGGACAGGGGCTAGGGACAGGGGGGCTGAACACAGGGCAGGGTGACTGGACACAAGGCAAGGTGCTGGACACAGGGCAGGGGGACTGGACATGGAGGCAGGAAGCTGGACACAGGGCAAGAGGCAAGACATGCAACAGGGGGCCTGACACGGAGACACAGGGCAAGCTGGACAAAAAAAAGGGGCTCAGAGATGGCCACGAGGCTTGGGGGTTGGGGTCAGACCCCATGCAGACAGTGCAGAGCGTAGGTGGCAGGACCTAGGGTCCCCACAGTCATCTGTCTACACTGAAGACCAGGATGGGAGGGGGACCTGGATGAGCCCTGGGTCAGCTAAGGCTCAGAGTCCTTCAGGGTGTATCCCCTCAGGACTGGACCCTGCACCATGAGTGGACCCCACACTCAGTGGTCCCTACACTGGACTTGACCTCATGCTGGAGTGGACCCCTCATTGCATTGGGCCCCACACTGAGGTGGACCCTACACTGGAGTGGACCTCACACTAGAGTGGATCTCCTCAGGACTGGACCCCACACTGGGAGTGGACCCCACACTGGAGTGGACCTCACACCGGAATGGACCCCACACTGAGGTGGACCCTACACTGGAGTGGACCTCGCACTGGAGTGGGTCTCCTCAGGACTAGAACCCACACTGGGAGTGGACCCCACACTGGAGTGGACCTCACATTAGAGTGGATCTCCTCAGGACTGGACCCCATACTGGGAGTGGACCCATACTGGAGGTGGACCCCACATTGGAATGGACCCCACACTGGAGTTGACCACACAGAGGTGGACCCCATGTTGGAGAGGACCCCTGCAGGACTGTACCCCACAGTGAGATGGACCCCACACAGACAATGGACCCCCCCCTCTGGATGGGACCCTCTTGGGAGCAAACCCCATGGCCCAGGGCAGGGGCTCTGCAGGGGACCAAGGGCACATGTGGCAAGTGCAGAAAGGGGGGCCCTCCAGGCCACCCCTCCCAGAGTCACCCTTCCAGGACCCAACAGAAGCCCTGGGGTCACCCCTCTCCTGCAGAAGCCCTAGGGTCACCCTCCCCTCCAGCAAGAACCCTGAGGTCACCCTCCCAGGACCCAGCAAAAGCCCCAGAGTCACCCTCCAGGAGCCAGCAGAAGTCCTGGGGTCACTTCCCAGACCCAGCAGAAGCCCTGGGGTCCCCCCTACAAAAGTGGCCCCAGACACCATGGCTCCTGGCCAGTGGAAGGCCAGCCCAGTTGCCTGGTTCTAGAGAGGCCACACCCAGCTCTGGGGACAGAGGGGACAGCGAGGACAGTGAGGGCACTGACTCCTCAGGGGGCCAACTCCCAAGTGGGAGGGCTGACTCAGACCACCTGAAACTGCTCCATGTCAGGGTCACGCGGTGGCCAGCTGGCGCGCAGCCTGCCACATGCCAGGGCCACCTGAGCTGGTCAGTGGGTGGCGTGTCCCCTGGACCCTGGGATGTGGGGGCACAGATTCCAAGCCAGACAGTGAGCCCAGAGTTGGGGACAGGTGCAAGTAGAATGTACAGAGGACACACGTGCAGAGAACATACATGTGCAGAGACTGTAGAAAACGTGGGCACGGGACACGTGTGTGCAGGTGACATGTGTGCTGTACACAGCAGCACCCACCTTGACCTGATGTCCCCAGAACCCAACCCCAGCCCTGACCTTGGCCTCACGCCCCCTGCAGCCCCTCCAGCACTGACCTTGACCTTCCCCCAGCCCTGACTCCTCAGAGCCCCTAGCACCCACCCTGTCCTCCCCCTGGCACCCACCTTGACCTGACGCCGAGGGGCCTGGCCGTCCTCGGCCTCCTCGTGCTCCACTACGCCCTGGCTGAGGTTGGTGTAGTTGGCCAGCTTGTTGAGCAAGGAGGACACCATGGGGGTGCTGTCCATCTCCTCCTGGGGGACACACCACAGGCCCACATGGGCAGGACCGCTCAGCCACACTCCTGCACCCTCCCGCACTGGGGTCCCGGTCACACCTCAAAGAGAGCCATGTTCTTGCCCTGGAAGACGCTGTGGCCCTCAGCCTCCAGGCTGTCGATGAACGGGCTGTTCTCCCGTGGGGCACCATCACCTAGGACACGGGGTGGGGGTGTCAGCAGGCATAGAAAGCAGGGAGATGGGCTGGGGTCCCTAAGGACATATCCCACCCCCAGCAATGGCGAGTCACGGGTAGGACCCCAGAAGGGAAGCCCTGAACCTGCCCCCACCCACTGTGGCCCCCAGCACTGCAGGGCCTCAGATCCCAGCTGTGGGAGGAGTCTCACAAGGCCATGGGTGCTGGGCTAAGCCCAGGGGACAGTGTCAGCAGGCAGAGTCCACCACAGGAGACCCCAGATGACCGGGGACAGCTTGGGACCGACACAGGATGGACTCACCCTATCCCTCAACTCACACGAGGCTGGACCCCAGCCCAGGAAATCAGGACAGCTCAGCgggtggtggggagtggggggaccaTGCCTTCTACATGGAATACAGAGCACACAGAGGGGCTGAGTCTTCACACAGACTAACGCCCACAGGGGAACGGGTCCTCTAGTGGAATAAGACACCCAGAGACCTAGAGGAATGACACCCCCATGGCCACAGAAGGACCACACCACCCACACGGAGCTCTGCGAACAGCCACAGATACCCACCACGACAGTCACGCAGCACACCTACTGTGGAGACCCGCCAGTCTCCTGCCCCAGGAGGCCAGCAGCACTGTGGGATGTAGTGGCGTTGGAGAGGGTCACACAGTCCCCAGGCATGGGGGGGACAGGATGTCAAGGACAGAACCCACCTCCTGCTCAGAATGAAGATCTGAATGCAGAAAACTGAGCCACAGCCTGGGGAGGGGCACTGACCTCCAGGACACAAGCCCAGCTGTTGACAGCTGCCCCTCAGTGCCTGTGGAAGCTCCAGGGGCACAGCAAGCCCTGTGGCATGGAGTTTCACTGAGGTGACAGCAGGCACCCCTGCCCCAGGCACTGGGAAGCCCCAGAGCAGGCCAATATCCTCCACCGAGTGTCCCCTGTCCAtacatgcacacagcccagggagcagggggccaggcaatggtatgGAGTCTGGCCAGTCCCGGGCCCAGGGTCACGCAGGGGGCACCACCCACATGGCTGGATACCCAGGGTGCTGCTGGGCACTCGTCTTGGGCTGCCCACAAGCTCCGGCCCATGTCAGCCCCAGCCTCCTTCTGGCTTCATCCCCCAACACTCCTCCTGCACCCACTCCACCCTGGACGTTACACAGGCTTGGACGCTGACCTGCCAGTCACCCTGGGCACTGCTGCAACTAGCAGGGACACCCAGGACAGGAGCTGGGTGCCTCCAACACCTCTGGGCACCCCAAATGCACCCCCACCATGGGAGGCCCCTCACCCACCACAGAGCCAccttcactccctccctcaccccagagCTGTTCTGGGTAACCTCCCACCTCAGGCAATCAGTGTGGGGGCTCAGCACAGCCAGTCTCAAGAGCACAGCCACCAACAATGGAGGGCACAACCCCAGTCTAGTCACAGCCCCTCAGTCTCCAGTCACAGCCCCCAGTCTGTAGTCACAGCCCCACAGTCTCCAGTCACAGCCCCCAGTCTGTAGTCACAGCCCCACAGTCTCTAGTcacagccccccagtctccaGTCACAGCCTCCCAGTCAGTAGTCACAGCCCCCAGTCTAGTCATAGCCCCCAGTCTAGTCACAGTCCCCCAGTCTGTAGTCACAGCCCCCAGTCTAGTCACAGTCCCTAGTCTAGTCACAGCCCCCCAGTCTATAGTCACAGCCTCCCAGTATAGTCACAGCCCCCCAGTATCAAGTcacagccccccagtctccaGTCACAGCCCCTCAATCTCCAGTATCAGCCACCCGATCAGTAGTCACAGCCCCACAGTCTAGTCACAGCCCCACAGTCTAGTCACAGCCCCCCAGTCTAGTCACA
Proteins encoded:
- the SLC12A7 gene encoding solute carrier family 12 member 7 isoform X4; this translates as MPTSFTVVPVEARADCLDEAAERTEGPEGEPGGQSPGPGPGDGAPRENSPFIDSLEAEGHSVFQGKNMALFEEEMDSTPMVSSLLNKLANYTNLSQGVVEHEEAEDGQAPRRQVKGPRMGTFIGVYLPCLQNILGVILFLRLTWIVGAAGVLESFLIVSLCCTCTMLTAISMSAIATNGVVPAGGSYYMISRSLGPEFGGAVGLCFYLGTTFAGAMYILGTIEIFLTYISPSAAIFQGGPGGEAAALLHNMRVYGTCTLAIMAAVVFVGVKYVNKLALVFLACVVLSILAIYAGVIKSTFDPPDVPVCLLGNRTLARRGFEACSKLQDNGSAVSALWRLFCNSSLPSAACDPYFSLNNLTEIQGIPGAASGVLLDNLWSAYADRGAFVEKAGVAAVAVPEESQTGALPYVSTDIATYFTMLLGIYFPSVTGIMAGSNRSGDLRDAQKSIPTGTILAIVTTSFIYLSCILLFGACIEGVVLRDKFGEALQGKLVIGVLAWPSPWVIVIGSFFSTCGAGLQSLTGAPRLLQAIARDGIVPFLQVFGHGKANGEPTWALLLTAGICEIGILIASLDSVAPILSMFFLMCYMFVNLACAVQTLLRTPNWRPRFRIYHWTLSFLGMSLCLALMFVCSWLYALAAMLVAGCIYKYIEYRGAEKEWGDGIRGLSLNAARYALLRLEHGPPHTKNWRPQVLVMLNLDGEQRVKHPRLLSFTTQLKAGKGLTIVGCVLEGTFLDRLAEARRAEENIRALMAAEKTKGFCQLVVAGSLRDGTSQLVQAAGLGGLRHNTVLLGWPAGWRQPHNPGAWRNFVDTVRDTTAAQQALLVAKNVDLFPHNQERFSDGHIDVWWVVHDGGLLMLLPFLLRQHKVWRKCRMRIFTVAQVDDNSIQMKKDLQVFLYHLRLSADVEVVEMVENDISAFTYEKTLMMEQRSQMLKHMQLSKNEREREAQLIHDRNTASHAAMSTKTTPDRVQMTWTKEKLVAEKHRSKEAGGPGFKDLFSMKPDQSNVRRMHTAVKLNSVILDKSQDAQLVLLNMPGPPRNRQGDENYMEFLEVLTEGLGRVLLVRGSGREVVTIYS
- the SLC12A7 gene encoding solute carrier family 12 member 7 isoform X5 — translated: MALFEEEMDSTPMVSSLLNKLANYTNLSQGVVEHEEAEDGQAPRRQVKGPRMGTFIGVYLPCLQNILGVILFLRLTWIVGAAGVLESFLIVSLCCTCTMLTAISMSAIATNGVVPAGGSYYMISRSLGPEFGGAVGLCFYLGTTFAGAMYILGTIEIFLTYISPSAAIFQGGPGGEAAALLHNMRVYGTCTLAIMAAVVFVGVKYVNKLALVFLACVVLSILAIYAGVIKSTFDPPDVPVCLLGNRTLARRGFEACSKLQDNGSAVSALWRLFCNSSLPSAACDPYFSLNNLTEIQGIPGAASGVLLDNLWSAYADRGAFVEKAGVAAVAVPEESQTGALPYVSTDIATYFTMLLGIYFPSVTGIMAGSNRSGDLRDAQKSIPTGTILAIVTTSFIYLSCILLFGACIEGVVLRDKFGEALQGKLVIGVLAWPSPWVIVIGSFFSTCGAGLQSLTGAPRLLQAIARDGIVPFLQVFGHGKANGEPTWALLLTAGICEIGILIASLDSVAPILSMFFLMCYMFVNLACAVQTLLRTPNWRPRFRIYHWTLSFLGMSLCLALMFVCSWLYALAAMLVAGCIYKYIEYRGAEKEWGDGIRGLSLNAARYALLRLEHGPPHTKNWRPQVLVMLNLDGEQRVKHPRLLSFTTQLKAGKGLTIVGCVLEGTFLDRLAEARRAEENIRALMAAEKTKGFCQLVVAGSLRDGTSQLVQAAGLGGLRHNTVLLGWPAGWRQPHNPGAWRNFVDTVRDTTAAQQALLVAKNVDLFPHNQERFSDGHIDVWWVVHDGGLLMLLPFLLRQHKVWRKCRMRIFTVAQVDDNSIQMKKDLQVFLYHLRLSADVEVVEMVENDISAFTYEKTLMMEQRSQMLKHMQLSKNEREREAQLIHDRNTASHAAMSTKTTPDRVQMTWTKEKLVAEKHRSKEAGGPGFKDLFSMKPEWGALDQSNVRRMHTAVKLNSVILDKSQDAQLVLLNMPGPPRNRQGDENYMEFLEVLTEGLGRVLLVRGSGREVVTIYS